In Saprospiraceae bacterium, one DNA window encodes the following:
- a CDS encoding FAD-dependent oxidoreductase, which produces MQRRIFIKDTITGLPALMLMPSLLSLSCNNNGGSEPNGKTVIVIGAGISGLSAAKKLKQKGFNVIILESQEKAGGRLRTNRSLGVAFDEGASWIHGVNGNPITNLAQQAGMNTFETLDESRKSYDVGGKLRSSSVYDNAEDELYAILNKMMKSGKSDQSFQTVFNTLYPEKVNDRLWKFLLSTYVTFDLGDLDKLSSLLYNEGEVFGGAEKIATNGYDTIANYLAKDLDVQLNQKVSKVDYSGPRVKVTHNGTISEADYVIVTVPLGVLKANVIQFLPDLPAAKTTAIQKVGMNCVNKFLLTWNTAFWDDVQYISYTPEIRDKFNYFVNVKKFHPTVNALMTFAYADYGRQTETMTDTQIVDEIMLHLRDIYGNNIPNPTNILRTKWQSNENSFGAYSFTAVGTEMRHFDDLAKEVSDKLFFAGEHTEADYFSTVHGAYLSGIREADKIIDLG; this is translated from the coding sequence ATGCAAAGAAGAATCTTCATTAAGGACACCATAACCGGATTACCGGCACTGATGTTGATGCCATCACTACTGTCTTTATCATGCAATAATAATGGCGGCAGCGAACCGAACGGAAAAACTGTTATTGTCATTGGTGCCGGGATTTCCGGACTTTCAGCAGCCAAAAAACTCAAACAAAAAGGTTTTAATGTCATCATTTTGGAATCTCAGGAAAAAGCAGGCGGGCGATTAAGAACCAACAGAAGTTTAGGTGTTGCATTTGATGAAGGTGCAAGTTGGATACATGGAGTAAATGGCAATCCCATAACAAATCTGGCTCAGCAAGCCGGAATGAACACTTTTGAAACTTTGGATGAAAGCAGGAAATCTTATGACGTGGGAGGCAAATTGAGAAGTAGTTCAGTTTATGACAATGCAGAAGATGAACTGTACGCCATTCTAAATAAGATGATGAAAAGCGGAAAATCAGATCAAAGTTTTCAAACTGTATTCAATACATTATATCCGGAAAAGGTCAACGACAGATTATGGAAATTTTTACTTTCGACCTATGTAACTTTTGACTTGGGTGATTTGGACAAACTATCATCATTATTGTACAACGAAGGAGAAGTGTTCGGAGGAGCAGAAAAAATTGCAACAAATGGATATGATACGATCGCCAATTATCTGGCCAAAGATCTGGACGTCCAACTCAATCAAAAAGTTTCGAAAGTTGATTATTCAGGTCCAAGAGTAAAAGTGACACACAACGGAACTATAAGTGAAGCTGACTATGTCATTGTCACGGTACCATTAGGGGTGTTAAAAGCCAATGTGATTCAGTTTTTACCGGATCTGCCTGCTGCCAAAACAACAGCTATTCAAAAGGTAGGAATGAATTGTGTAAATAAGTTTTTACTGACCTGGAATACAGCATTTTGGGACGATGTACAATACATTTCGTACACACCGGAGATTAGGGATAAATTTAATTACTTTGTAAATGTGAAGAAGTTTCACCCTACGGTAAATGCATTGATGACATTTGCTTATGCAGACTATGGCAGACAAACAGAAACGATGACAGATACTCAAATTGTGGACGAAATCATGTTGCACTTAAGAGACATTTATGGCAACAATATCCCGAACCCAACCAACATTCTGAGAACTAAATGGCAATCCAATGAAAATTCGTTTGGTGCATATTCATTCACAGCCGTGGGTACAGAAATGCGACACTTTGATGATTTAGCAAAAGAAGTCAGTGACAAATTATTTTTTGCAGGCGAACACACTGAAGCAGATTATTTTTCGACTGTACACGGAGCATATCTGAGCGGCATCAGAGAAGCTGATAAGATAATTGATTTAGGATGA
- the rpsA gene encoding 30S ribosomal protein S1 — MIEDQGLEQDQKDEIVVDVEDISDIQLEPVQESLSSAHDDFDWNIGKRNTVKYDDSEHKKYFEQYDNSLNSVSELEVVKGRVTAIHSGDVVLDINYKSDGLVSLSEFRDTPDLKIGDYVDVYVENKEDIRGQLILSRRKAKLLKAWDNLVESYKNGTIIKGLVVSKTKGGLIVDCLGLETFLPGSQIDVKPITDYDVYVGKTMEFKVVKVNEAIKNAVVSHKALIESDLAEQRETIISGLEKGQVLEGVVKNITDFGAFMDLGGVDGLLYITDISWGRINHPNEVLSLNQKINVVVLDFGEDKKRISLGLKQLTPHPWEVLDNTIAEGSTITGKIVNIEDYGAFLEIIPGVEGLIHVSEVNWSSQPVNARDFFTLGQELDAKVVTIDRDERKMSLSIKQLTEDPWSIVAAKYKVGTKHVGEVKNLTPYGVFVELENGIGGMVHISDLSWTKRYSHPSEFTKVGEKIDVSILEVDEETRKLSLGHKQLEENPWDTFENVFPVGSYHEATIVKKDDRGAVVQLPYGLEAYAPLKHIKKEDGSTAGNEETLTFKVIEFNRDDKRIIVSHSRYLEDIKKEADQLVDAEKNKERDEVKKTIKATQSKVELSTFGDIAGFSELKEQMAATKSPESAPKKAVEVKVETQVETPAEAPVESSVEAPAVVEVEEEVIAVIPEVKAEPQKKSAKGDDLKKIEGIGPKIEELLHNAGIVTFSDLAKADVAVLKEILHAAGSRYQMHDPSSWPMQSEMAANGDWDKLKEWQDNAKGGKIED, encoded by the coding sequence ATGATAGAAGATCAAGGTCTTGAACAAGACCAAAAAGATGAAATCGTAGTAGATGTCGAAGATATCTCTGATATTCAACTAGAACCGGTTCAGGAATCACTTTCCTCTGCACATGATGATTTCGACTGGAATATAGGAAAAAGAAATACTGTGAAGTATGATGATTCCGAACATAAAAAGTACTTCGAACAGTACGACAATTCCCTTAATTCAGTATCTGAACTTGAAGTTGTAAAAGGCAGAGTTACAGCTATACACAGCGGCGATGTGGTTTTGGACATCAACTATAAATCTGATGGTCTGGTATCTTTATCAGAATTCAGAGACACGCCTGATCTCAAAATTGGTGACTACGTGGATGTATATGTTGAAAACAAAGAAGACATCAGAGGTCAGTTGATCTTATCAAGAAGAAAAGCCAAGTTACTGAAAGCCTGGGACAATCTGGTAGAATCATACAAAAACGGTACTATCATCAAAGGTCTCGTAGTGAGCAAAACAAAAGGTGGACTTATCGTCGATTGTTTAGGCCTAGAAACATTCCTTCCTGGTTCTCAGATCGATGTGAAACCTATCACAGATTATGATGTGTACGTAGGTAAAACCATGGAATTCAAAGTAGTAAAAGTCAATGAGGCCATCAAAAATGCTGTTGTTTCGCACAAGGCTCTTATTGAAAGCGACCTTGCTGAACAAAGAGAAACAATCATCTCAGGACTTGAAAAAGGTCAGGTACTCGAGGGTGTGGTCAAAAATATTACTGACTTTGGTGCATTTATGGATTTAGGAGGTGTTGATGGTTTACTTTATATCACTGATATCAGCTGGGGTAGAATCAATCATCCTAATGAAGTGCTTTCTCTCAATCAGAAGATCAATGTTGTTGTACTTGACTTCGGAGAAGATAAGAAAAGGATCTCACTTGGTCTTAAGCAACTTACTCCTCACCCATGGGAAGTACTCGACAATACTATAGCTGAAGGAAGCACTATCACGGGCAAAATAGTAAACATAGAAGACTATGGAGCATTCCTTGAGATCATACCTGGTGTAGAAGGTTTGATACACGTATCTGAAGTTAACTGGAGCAGTCAGCCTGTCAATGCACGAGACTTCTTTACGTTGGGTCAGGAACTGGATGCCAAAGTAGTGACCATAGACAGAGACGAGAGAAAAATGTCTTTGAGTATCAAACAACTCACTGAAGACCCTTGGAGCATCGTTGCTGCAAAATATAAAGTGGGCACAAAACACGTAGGTGAAGTGAAAAATCTTACTCCATATGGTGTTTTTGTCGAACTTGAAAACGGTATCGGAGGTATGGTACACATTTCTGACCTTTCATGGACCAAGAGATACTCACACCCATCAGAATTTACCAAAGTAGGTGAAAAAATAGATGTTTCTATCCTTGAAGTAGATGAAGAAACAAGAAAACTTTCACTCGGTCACAAGCAACTGGAAGAAAATCCATGGGATACTTTTGAAAATGTCTTCCCTGTAGGATCATACCATGAAGCCACAATCGTGAAAAAAGACGATAGAGGTGCAGTAGTACAACTTCCTTATGGTCTTGAAGCTTACGCGCCGTTGAAACATATCAAAAAAGAAGATGGTTCAACAGCAGGTAATGAAGAAACTCTTACATTTAAAGTGATAGAATTCAACAGAGATGATAAGAGAATCATAGTGTCACACAGCAGATACCTTGAAGATATTAAAAAAGAAGCAGATCAACTTGTTGATGCCGAAAAGAATAAAGAAAGGGATGAAGTCAAAAAGACCATCAAAGCTACTCAGTCCAAAGTCGAACTATCAACCTTTGGAGATATAGCAGGATTTTCTGAACTGAAGGAACAGATGGCAGCCACAAAATCACCGGAGTCAGCTCCTAAAAAAGCAGTAGAAGTAAAAGTTGAAACACAAGTTGAGACGCCTGCAGAAGCTCCTGTAGAGTCATCAGTTGAAGCACCTGCTGTAGTAGAAGTTGAAGAAGAGGTGATTGCAGTGATACCGGAAGTAAAAGCAGAACCACAGAAAAAGTCTGCAAAAGGAGATGATCTTAAAAAGATTGAAGGTATAGGGCCTAAAATTGAAGAGTTGCTTCACAATGCAGGTATAGTTACTTTTTCTGATCTTGCAAAAGCTGATGTTGCTGTATTAAAAGAAATACTTCATGCTGCCGGTTCAAGATATCAGATGCACGATCCTTCCAGCTGGCCTATGCAATCAGAAATGGCTGCAAATGGTGATTGGGATAAGCTGAAAGAGTGGCAAGATAATGCTAAAGGCGGAAAAATAGAGGATTAA
- the cysQ gene encoding 3'(2'),5'-bisphosphate nucleotidase CysQ — MSIENKTTETLSVGDAENQIFSILRNAGDAIMRHYHTISKTDINYKSDNSPVTAADLDSNSIVKEGLLRLFPDIPVISEEDDLPPYQVRKTFQYNWILDPLDGTKEFLAKTGEFCINLALIHHRKPVAGYIYLPAKEKLYYAYAGKGSYEWTPEGSVKLNCSKFGLQDVGLKVVVSRSHMDPLTRFEIERLRQPQKIALGSALKFISIASGEADYYPRMIHIMEWDTAAGQILIEEAGGKLEDALTGKPLEYNKQSLINPYFIASGIVQ, encoded by the coding sequence TTGAGTATAGAAAACAAAACAACAGAGACTTTATCGGTGGGCGATGCTGAAAATCAGATCTTCAGTATTTTGCGAAATGCAGGGGATGCAATTATGCGGCATTACCATACGATTTCAAAGACTGACATCAATTACAAGTCTGATAACAGTCCAGTGACCGCGGCTGATTTGGATTCAAACAGTATCGTTAAAGAAGGTTTATTGCGTCTTTTTCCTGACATACCGGTGATTTCAGAAGAAGATGATCTTCCTCCATATCAGGTGAGAAAAACATTTCAATACAACTGGATACTTGATCCACTGGATGGCACCAAAGAGTTTCTTGCCAAAACCGGTGAATTTTGCATTAATCTGGCGCTTATACATCATAGGAAGCCTGTAGCCGGATATATATATCTTCCTGCAAAAGAAAAACTATACTATGCCTATGCAGGTAAAGGGTCTTACGAATGGACACCAGAAGGATCAGTAAAATTGAATTGCAGTAAATTCGGCCTGCAGGATGTGGGTTTGAAAGTGGTTGTAAGTAGAAGCCATATGGACCCACTGACCAGATTTGAAATCGAAAGACTGCGCCAACCACAAAAAATAGCGCTGGGAAGTGCTTTAAAGTTTATAAGTATTGCGAGTGGAGAAGCTGATTATTATCCTCGTATGATTCACATCATGGAATGGGATACTGCTGCAGGTCAAATCCTCATCGAAGAAGCAGGTGGAAAACTTGAAGATGCGCTTACAGGCAAACCACTTGAATACAACAAACAATCTCTTATAAATCCATATTTTATAGCTTCAGGAATCGTCCAATGA
- a CDS encoding glycosyltransferase family 2 protein: protein MNSRATYSAVVIARNEARTIRKCIEALKKITDDIIVVLDDRSDDDTYVIAEKLGAIIYKKKWEGFSANKNFGVEKAQNDWILCPDADEILNDVLIHNIRSLHPDENSVYEMNIRTWFGDYPVKHCGWFPDWNIRLYNKKTMSWNGNQVHEKLESVHPLKVKRVDGIIEHFSFVDEAHMIRKFDHYAQMRASEWVSANKTPSMLKSVFGPSFRFFRTYIIKLGFLDGMIGYTIAKNEYLLKRKELGYYQKQKIKIKN, encoded by the coding sequence ATGAACTCAAGAGCCACATACAGTGCTGTCGTCATTGCACGGAATGAAGCCAGAACCATACGAAAATGTATTGAAGCACTTAAAAAAATTACTGATGATATCATCGTAGTGCTGGATGACAGATCAGATGACGATACTTATGTGATAGCTGAGAAATTGGGTGCGATCATTTACAAAAAAAAATGGGAAGGATTTTCTGCCAATAAAAATTTTGGAGTTGAAAAGGCGCAGAATGACTGGATCCTTTGCCCTGATGCTGATGAAATACTGAATGATGTACTGATTCATAATATTAGATCTCTTCATCCGGATGAAAACTCCGTTTATGAAATGAATATACGTACATGGTTTGGAGATTATCCTGTAAAACATTGCGGATGGTTTCCTGACTGGAATATCAGGCTGTACAATAAAAAAACCATGTCCTGGAATGGTAATCAGGTACACGAAAAACTGGAGTCTGTCCATCCCCTGAAAGTCAAGAGGGTCGATGGTATCATAGAACACTTTAGCTTTGTGGATGAAGCCCATATGATCAGAAAATTTGACCATTATGCACAAATGAGGGCAAGTGAATGGGTATCTGCGAATAAAACACCTTCAATGCTTAAATCTGTTTTTGGGCCTTCTTTCAGATTTTTCAGGACTTATATCATTAAGCTGGGTTTTCTGGATGGAATGATAGGTTATACCATAGCAAAAAACGAGTATCTCCTTAAAAGAAAAGAGCTCGGTTATTACCAAAAACAAAAGATAAAGATAAAAAACTGA
- the atpB gene encoding F0F1 ATP synthase subunit A, with amino-acid sequence MINRILIAYILFQILCLPSFANETSTDSTHSVESTVHEGHDHSASHDDHGAQEPYDPAATAIHHISDANVYSILDAVRIPLPMMLYAPDKGWDFFSSGKFHAGHHEDGHYAYNGYVLNHGSVHRVVDPSFPQEGSVDLGHHAFSHKDEEVNGKKTEVKYVTYQGKEYRLDARSTLDGGILGGGITSFYDFSISKNVLAMILVSLFLFWIFRKAANAYKTNPNRAPKGVQAILEPIFLFIRDEVAIPFIGKDKYMKFLPLLMSIFFFILGLNLFGQVPFFGSTNVTGNLTLTMVLALIVFFVVNFNGKKDYWKHIFWMPDVPAFVKVILTPVEVMGMFIKPLTLMLRLAGNISAGHIAILSFIGLIFIFGKSGASMGGSAIGTMMAVPLTLFMMAIELIVAFVQAFVFTILTASYIGAAIEEHHHADHHAEGHH; translated from the coding sequence ATGATAAACAGAATTTTAATTGCCTATATACTTTTCCAAATCCTTTGTTTGCCTTCTTTTGCAAATGAAACATCTACCGACAGCACTCATTCGGTAGAGTCAACAGTTCATGAAGGGCATGATCACAGCGCATCTCATGACGATCATGGCGCACAGGAACCCTATGATCCTGCTGCCACAGCCATACACCACATTAGTGATGCCAATGTATATTCCATTCTTGACGCAGTAAGAATACCGTTACCAATGATGCTATATGCTCCTGACAAAGGATGGGATTTTTTCAGCTCAGGAAAATTTCATGCCGGACATCATGAAGATGGTCATTATGCCTACAACGGATATGTATTGAATCACGGAAGTGTTCACAGAGTTGTGGACCCTTCGTTCCCACAGGAAGGTAGTGTCGATCTTGGCCATCATGCATTTTCTCATAAAGATGAAGAAGTAAATGGCAAAAAAACCGAAGTAAAATATGTTACCTATCAAGGTAAAGAATATAGATTAGATGCCAGATCAACACTGGACGGAGGTATTCTTGGAGGCGGGATTACCTCTTTTTACGATTTTTCTATTTCGAAAAACGTATTAGCCATGATTCTGGTATCTCTCTTTTTGTTCTGGATATTCAGAAAAGCTGCCAATGCTTATAAAACCAATCCCAATCGGGCACCAAAAGGTGTGCAAGCCATATTGGAGCCCATATTCCTGTTCATAAGAGATGAAGTAGCAATACCATTTATAGGTAAAGATAAGTATATGAAGTTTTTGCCTTTGCTGATGAGTATATTCTTCTTCATCTTAGGCTTAAATCTTTTTGGGCAAGTTCCATTTTTTGGCAGCACCAACGTGACAGGAAACCTGACTCTGACCATGGTTCTGGCACTTATTGTATTTTTTGTGGTTAATTTCAACGGTAAAAAAGATTACTGGAAACACATATTCTGGATGCCTGATGTGCCGGCTTTTGTAAAAGTGATCCTTACCCCTGTCGAGGTGATGGGCATGTTTATCAAACCTCTCACACTGATGCTGCGTCTTGCCGGAAATATCTCAGCAGGCCATATAGCTATCCTCAGTTTTATAGGTTTGATATTCATATTTGGCAAATCGGGTGCAAGTATGGGCGGCAGCGCAATTGGTACGATGATGGCTGTTCCATTGACTCTTTTTATGATGGCTATAGAATTGATAGTGGCATTTGTTCAGGCATTTGTGTTTACTATATTGACAGCTTCATATATTGGTGCAGCTATTGAGGAGCATCACCATGCTGATCACCATGCCGAAGGACACCATTGA
- the atpE gene encoding ATP synthase F0 subunit C: MTGTLAAVGAGLAVIGAGIGIGMVGGKAMEAIARQPEASGDIRSGMILMAAFVEGAALIAILLSIFMAG, translated from the coding sequence ATGACTGGAACATTAGCAGCAGTAGGAGCGGGATTGGCCGTAATCGGAGCTGGTATCGGTATCGGAATGGTAGGTGGAAAAGCAATGGAAGCTATAGCAAGACAACCTGAAGCATCTGGAGATATCAGATCAGGTATGATTCTTATGGCAGCCTTTGTGGAAGGTGCAGCACTTATTGCTATCCTTCTTTCCATATTCATGGCCGGATAA
- the atpF gene encoding F0F1 ATP synthase subunit B — translation MFSLLSFNPFIPSPGLAIWGVIIFVLFWVIIGKVAFKPIAEALYKRENDIQDAIDQAKKTREEMANMKAENEKLLAQAREERSKILQEAKEIKNEMIAEAKEKAKEEASKVISNAMHDIENQKKAAITEVKNELGTIALDIAEKVIRKELKSNADHQAFVNALVKEVNLN, via the coding sequence ATGTTTTCACTTCTAAGTTTTAATCCTTTTATTCCTTCTCCGGGTCTGGCAATCTGGGGGGTCATCATCTTTGTGCTATTTTGGGTTATAATAGGAAAAGTGGCATTCAAACCGATAGCTGAAGCTCTTTACAAACGAGAAAATGATATTCAGGATGCTATAGATCAGGCCAAAAAAACGAGAGAAGAAATGGCAAATATGAAAGCTGAAAATGAAAAATTATTGGCTCAGGCAAGAGAGGAGAGATCAAAGATTCTCCAGGAAGCGAAAGAAATCAAAAATGAAATGATCGCCGAAGCTAAGGAAAAAGCCAAGGAAGAGGCTTCTAAAGTGATCAGTAATGCTATGCATGATATCGAAAATCAGAAAAAAGCAGCGATTACTGAAGTAAAAAATGAATTAGGAACTATTGCTCTCGATATTGCTGAAAAAGTGATAAGAAAAGAATTGAAAAGCAATGCCGACCATCAAGCTTTTGTCAATGCTCTTGTAAAAGAAGTAAACTTAAACTAA
- the atpH gene encoding ATP synthase F1 subunit delta, producing MSVSRISSRYAKSLMELALDRNELEAIKKDILYFTDAMRNRDLYLLLKSPIINAGKKLSIIKTVFGNKVGSTTMAFFEIIIKKGREMYLPEIAADFIGQYKLYNKISTIKITTASPLSQDAMNDIKSKLLASNITMEKLEVTEKVDPSIIGGFIIEAGDKLYDASIAHKLEEMKKNLSGNQFVKTF from the coding sequence ATGTCCGTAAGCAGAATATCATCCAGATACGCCAAGTCACTCATGGAATTGGCATTGGACAGAAATGAGCTTGAAGCTATTAAAAAAGACATTTTATATTTTACTGACGCCATGCGCAACAGAGACTTATATCTTTTGCTCAAGAGCCCTATTATCAATGCAGGTAAAAAACTTAGCATTATCAAAACTGTTTTTGGAAATAAAGTGGGTAGCACGACCATGGCTTTTTTTGAAATTATCATCAAAAAGGGCAGAGAAATGTACCTTCCTGAAATTGCTGCAGATTTTATAGGCCAGTATAAATTATACAACAAAATATCCACGATAAAAATCACAACAGCTTCTCCATTATCGCAAGATGCAATGAATGATATCAAATCAAAACTTCTCGCAAGTAATATCACTATGGAAAAACTGGAAGTTACAGAAAAAGTTGACCCGTCCATTATCGGTGGATTTATCATAGAAGCAGGAGATAAGTTATATGATGCGTCCATCGCCCACAAGCTCGAAGAGATGAAAAAGAACCTTTCTGGTAATCAATTTGTAAAAACATTTTAA
- a CDS encoding F0F1 ATP synthase subunit alpha gives MVDVKPDEISAILKQQLSGFKTETELEEVGTVLQVGDGIARVYGLTKAQAGELVEFDNGVQAIVLNLEEDNVGVVLLGSGDGIKEGSTVKRTARIASIKVGEGFIGRVVNPLGLPIDGKGPITGEVYEMPIERKAPGVIYRQPVNEPLQTGIKAIDSMIPIGRGQRELIIGDRQTGKTAIAIDTIINQKEFYDRGEPVYCIYVASGQKASTVAQVMKSLEDGGAMAYTTIVSASASDPAPLQFYAPFAGASIGEFFRDTGRPALIIYDDLSKQAVAYREVSLLLKRPPGREAYPGDVFYLHSRLLERAAKIINNDDIARNMNDLPESLRKSGKVKGGGSLTALPIIETQAGDVSAYIPTNVISITDGQIFLESNLFNAGIRPAINVGISVSRVGGNAQIKSMKKVAGTLKLDQAQYRELEAFAKFGSDLDAATQSVLEKGKRNVEILKQPQYSPVSVEKQVAIIYLGNQGLLRNVPVNKVREFEDIFLTTLERTDAATLDAIRKGNLSDEVLATLKRVGAEVSAQFK, from the coding sequence ATGGTTGATGTAAAACCTGATGAAATATCCGCAATACTGAAACAACAGTTATCGGGATTTAAAACAGAAACAGAACTCGAAGAAGTAGGAACCGTGCTTCAGGTGGGAGACGGTATAGCCAGAGTGTATGGTCTGACAAAAGCACAGGCAGGAGAGCTTGTAGAATTTGATAATGGTGTTCAGGCCATAGTACTGAACCTGGAAGAAGATAATGTGGGTGTGGTATTGCTCGGTTCAGGTGACGGTATCAAAGAGGGCTCAACTGTAAAGCGTACAGCCCGAATCGCTTCCATCAAAGTAGGAGAAGGTTTTATAGGTCGTGTAGTGAATCCACTTGGTCTTCCTATAGATGGTAAAGGTCCTATCACCGGAGAGGTATATGAGATGCCTATCGAAAGAAAAGCACCTGGTGTTATCTACAGACAACCTGTAAACGAACCACTCCAAACAGGTATCAAAGCCATCGACTCTATGATTCCGATCGGAAGAGGTCAGAGAGAGTTGATCATCGGTGACAGACAGACAGGTAAGACGGCCATAGCCATCGACACCATCATCAACCAAAAAGAATTTTATGACCGAGGAGAACCTGTATATTGTATATATGTAGCTTCAGGTCAAAAAGCATCTACTGTAGCGCAAGTGATGAAATCACTGGAAGATGGAGGTGCTATGGCCTATACTACCATTGTATCAGCATCAGCTTCTGATCCTGCACCATTGCAGTTTTATGCGCCATTTGCAGGAGCTTCTATAGGTGAGTTTTTCAGAGATACAGGCAGGCCGGCATTGATCATATATGATGACCTCTCCAAACAAGCTGTGGCCTACAGGGAAGTATCATTGCTTCTCAAGAGACCACCCGGAAGAGAGGCTTATCCGGGCGATGTATTCTACCTTCACTCCAGACTACTCGAAAGAGCGGCTAAAATCATCAACAACGATGATATAGCACGTAATATGAATGACCTTCCCGAGTCGCTCAGAAAATCAGGAAAAGTAAAAGGTGGTGGATCATTGACAGCACTACCTATCATCGAGACACAGGCAGGTGACGTATCAGCGTATATCCCTACCAACGTAATATCGATCACTGACGGTCAGATCTTCCTCGAATCCAACTTGTTTAATGCCGGTATCAGACCTGCTATCAACGTTGGTATATCTGTATCAAGGGTAGGAGGAAATGCGCAGATCAAATCCATGAAAAAAGTAGCCGGTACATTGAAACTGGATCAGGCTCAGTACAGAGAATTGGAGGCTTTTGCAAAATTTGGTTCGGATCTTGACGCTGCTACTCAATCAGTGCTTGAAAAAGGTAAAAGAAATGTTGAAATCCTTAAACAACCACAGTACTCTCCTGTATCAGTGGAGAAGCAGGTAGCTATCATTTATCTAGGTAATCAAGGCTTGCTCAGAAATGTGCCGGTAAACAAAGTCAGGGAGTTTGAGGATATATTCCTGACAACCCTTGAAAGAACAGATGCAGCGACACTGGATGCTATCAGAAAAGGAAATCTTTCTGATGAAGTATTAGCCACTTTAAAAAGAGTGGGTGCTGAAGTGTCCGCTCAGTTTAAATAA
- the atpG gene encoding ATP synthase F1 subunit gamma codes for MSGKLKEVRERIKSVQSTQQITKAMKMVSASKLRRAQQAITEMRPYANRLDKMMKNIVANLEGDINSPYVKVREAKKVAIVVITSNRGLCGAFNTNIIKETILKVEGVYGSQRADKNLSLIFVGKKGYDVLKKRFSDCTINAEYVDLFSDLSFENVSKVSQMLMDKFNSRDYDIIDVCYGQFRNAAVQEAIAVRYLPVQSIEKKESTVKKSSKADYLFEPNKETLLEELIPSILQTSFQKFVLDNHASEHGARMTAMDNATTNAEELMKELKINYNKARQEAITKELSEIVGGAAALNG; via the coding sequence ATGTCCGGTAAACTAAAAGAAGTACGAGAAAGGATAAAGTCAGTGCAATCCACTCAGCAGATCACCAAAGCTATGAAAATGGTGTCTGCTTCAAAGCTCCGGAGAGCGCAGCAAGCTATTACTGAGATGCGACCCTACGCCAACAGATTGGATAAAATGATGAAAAACATCGTTGCCAATCTGGAAGGTGATATCAACTCTCCTTATGTAAAAGTAAGGGAGGCTAAAAAAGTAGCTATCGTAGTCATTACTTCCAACAGAGGTTTGTGCGGTGCATTCAATACCAATATCATCAAAGAGACCATCCTGAAAGTCGAAGGTGTATATGGATCACAGAGGGCTGACAAAAACCTTTCATTAATTTTTGTAGGTAAAAAAGGCTATGATGTACTGAAAAAGCGTTTTTCTGATTGTACCATTAATGCAGAGTATGTAGATCTTTTTTCTGACTTGAGTTTTGAAAACGTATCTAAAGTCTCTCAAATGCTGATGGATAAGTTCAACAGCAGAGATTATGATATCATTGATGTATGTTACGGACAGTTTAGAAATGCTGCTGTCCAGGAAGCGATAGCAGTGAGATATCTTCCGGTACAGTCGATAGAAAAAAAAGAAAGTACAGTAAAAAAATCATCCAAAGCTGATTATTTGTTTGAACCGAATAAAGAAACGCTATTGGAAGAATTGATTCCAAGCATCCTCCAGACTTCGTTTCAAAAATTTGTACTGGACAACCACGCTTCAGAACATGGGGCCAGGATGACTGCGATGGACAATGCGACCACCAACGCTGAAGAATTGATGAAAGAACTAAAAATCAATTACAACAAAGCAAGGCAGGAAGCCATCACCAAAGAGCTTTCTGAGATCGTCGGAGGGGCTGCAGCCTTAAACGGATAA